The Aedes albopictus strain Foshan chromosome 2, AalbF5, whole genome shotgun sequence region agagtcgatgaagacaactctctcatgttactttcgcccttatttaaactcaatctagaattattttgccaaaaaaaacATGCTTTCAAATACCAATAAGATCGTAGCAAGGTGCCcggaaaaaatacaatagaaaaacataggattcttaTGTAACATTACCATTGAAAACCATACTCTCACAATAGAATTCATTGTTAAAATAACagtagaaaaacaatagaatcaaatgtttctaacaatagaatcaaatgtgaatgagcatttcacattgaatagtataggttgttaagtatcgtcagggggtgggaaactcggcacaaagTGCCCGGCACACTCGCCGGCACACTCGCCGGCACATTAATGACTCTGGCTGTCATCAAACTGGCAACaccttttcatgtttttttttgtggaggaGAAAGAAAATGAAGAAGAAAGTAACGAAAACTACTTTTCTCaatactttggaaaaaaatgaaactGGAATCGAATGTTTTTGAAGCTGGAAAGCTGAAATTTTCTTTCCCGCTGTATCTAATGAGAATGAGGACCCAAAGCGCTGGATTTCTTAGCAGCAGCAATAAGATCAAGTCTTCCTTGATTTTGAGATCGCACCATAATCAGGAGATTGCTTTTGAATTGGTTTTTGATTACAATAAAGTTGCAACAatagtccactgcacgaatttattctggcctgcttactctcacagaaaatttgacgtttgggaggtgccgacaccgctcaaacgtcaaatttcgtgtgagagtaagcaggccagaataaattcgtgcagtgggccatcaggatcaaaacaaaacaagcaAAAGGTTGCCAGATAAAAAGCACAAAAAGCAATTAAATAACTGACAGCATGACTGCCAGGACGCTGGCACActtcggcacgttcggcacatcACTGGCACATTTGGCAGAAAATGAAGTGTGCCGAGTTTCTCACCCCCTGACTCTCTCCCCATTTTCCAATTACCTAGCCaataatgtccgtgcgagaaatagaggtaataaactatagagggagaatgtcgctggcgtcgccgccgcaacatctcttgctggcgaagatagggagggataaatataagtgtcaaagcgaaaaagtatgcagtttgacagatagatacccgggatgtttgcgaacgagaacaaagggaacagcagcgacattcgtcctctatagtttattaactctattgtgcgAGAAGTTTATTTTTTTGCCGTTGACCCAAAaatgggtttatttcaacccactagggtactttgaAAGTCAACGCTGGGTAGAAAGAACTTTgagatgggttgcaattttctgtcGAGATCAAACGGGAAATTACCCACCCACTCATAGCTTTGACGCGGTATAGCCaaatatttgggttctcgcacggaccGCAAGGAAGAGCCGAAGTGAgaagaacctatatttgggttgatttttgGTTCCGTTTACCTACTAAAACCGGCCCTGTTTTTTATGTTAATAagggtatagggcactgcattgttttgatttagtatgggattttgacgtttcttggccttgttgtttacataatttctgtaagagtgaaagagaaggagagtatttcatgcagtgccctataggtttCTGTCCAGATTGCTGTGAAATTTATGCTGCCTCCTGCCTTATTTTTGACATCGACTTCTGTCAAGTCAAAAGGTAGTAAACATATGCGTTTGTTTTGTAACATCGTCCTCGGATCGTACTGCCATCAccgcaatttttggaagaatctggtGAAAAATAGCCGTTTTTGCTAAACCTAGCCCGCTGTTGTAGTGTAATGTACGTAGTTTAAACGGTCTGTTATATTTTATCAATAATCTAAAATGTCAGAAACTAAAGAAATGCAAACTGAAGAACGAGAAGCGCTAGCTTCCATCTACGAGGGTGACGGCTTTTTCAAGCAAGTGAATGCGGAAACCTTTCAATATAAGGTAGGTATTCCAAACTGGGACTACTTTTCTATAAAAGAGAAATATAGATTTTGATGTTTTTCAGTACGGCGAAGAAGATGGAAATAAATCATTCCTGCTGGAAATCTGCTGGCAAGAGAACTATCCCAACGAACTTCCAACTATTAACATGGATacattttacaatagaaatctgTAAGTATTGAGCTGTTGAAATTTTTTGgataattttacaatatttattttCAGCTCGCGTCCCCTAAAAGATAAAATAACATCAATACTGAAGGAGGAAGGTGAACAGTGGCTGGGATGCGGAATGACCTACACGCTATTCGAGTGCCTTAAGGACAAAGTAGAGGAATTGCTATCGGACGAGAGTTTAAGCGGTGGAACCGACCAGCAGGTGATAGGAACTAACCATCAGGACGATGTCCACCGGAGTTCCGACGACGACGAAGATGGAGACGAGCGGGGGACAAAGGGCAGTGCGGCAGGAGGAGCAGGCGGCGGGGCTGGACAGAAGAAGGAACATCTGACCAAGGCACAAAAACGCAAACAGTGGGATCGTGTGGACAACAAAGGAAACCGGCCCAGAGGCTGGGATTGGGTAGACATTATCAAGCACCTGTCGCAGACGGGTGGCAAACCGGAATAGCGTGATATGGTGGGTCGACCGGGCGTGGGACTCGCAGGAAGCTCAAGGGAAAGCTTCGCTTTGgaagaaaagtaaaataaatgcATGTTGCTATTGAAAAAATATACTAGGGGTATATACTAACGCAGCGTTATGTAATATTTTCATAATATCATTAAGCCTTTTGAGATTCAGCCTTATGATGGCATTCCGTTCCCTATGGAGATCTGGGTGGCTCAAATCTGCGGTAAAACCTTGATTTTTGAGCGGCACCGCAAAATGTACGCCCTTACGACAGGGGTTCCTTATCTTTTTTTTAGATAGGCAAATCGAATGTGCGAAAAAGTTATAGAATAGGgtatgggaccatttgggcagggggacctattttggtcaCTTGCTGCTAAATTGGATGATTTCCGGgaaaaatcattcaagaaattccgggaagaatcccctGCAGGAATGCTGAGGGAGTTCTAGATAATGCACTGAAAATATACCAAggagcagggtacgaaaaacagATCACGCccaaaaacaaacgctttgtcctaagcggtgcatgttggtaacaaagacgCTCCGCAACaagcgcatgtcaggcgatgagagcaataaaacaaacatcgcttgccgtgcgtgtgccgatatttcggcttttctgctgaaactttcgacccacatcatcgaattcatatgctgcccctattcgcataacagtcccttgTTTGTTGGGTTTCCTaatcacatgggactgttgtgccaaTGGGGGCAGtatgcatttggacgaattaagactcttgcaaacctcagagtcgagtttctattataaacaatgcgaaaatcacgatgtgaatagaacgagacaaatattcctgccgtttttgttgtgaacaaactcaggAGAGATTAtctcattatctgctaacgaaaaaacaaagctctgttaccgtgccttctttgttgcctatttttcgcttgcggtgccatattctgcgtacactgccaAGGagtaatcaatgaaagaattttgaaaacaatCATTAAAGGATTAcccgaggaatccttgaaatttaaaatatcaagatcatggattgaatttcagaagaaatccaatcGAGAATAACTGGGGGAAATCCTGAATCAATCTCAGGAAGCATCCTGGACAGAAATccgtggtgggattcgaacccactactccgtatcgctagtccggcgctttaaccaacgaagccacagaacaagttacgattctgtgaaatagaaagccaaactggatTTGAAGCCCCACCTCACAACTTCATATATCATTCGGCTTAGATGTTAATCTTTCACACTCTTGCGATTGCGCCTTCGAAATGATGAGCGCGAGTGAATTATTTATGCGAACTTTACTTGAAACCGCACAAATATGGTGAATCATCAGAAtattcttgtccttctgaacaactttgttgaagaataCACATTTATATCTGCTTTCGATCCCGAGATAGGGAAGTCTAAAATTTTACTTCattactagcgccacctagcggcaacatcaccaactaattgaatgatcaccagaatgttcttgtccttctgaaaaactttgccgaaaacgacaCATTTCTATTTGAtttcgatcccgagatagagaagctgAAACTTCGCTTGTTAACTAGCAACACCCCCAGTTAATGGGTGGTCttatgtagatcgatcagtgtCAGTGAGGTCATAATTCCAAATCGTGAATGGTCCTTGGTCAGTAttcaaactttgccgaacacatggAGAAGGTAAATTAGCATCTAGTAATgtgtatttcaatggaaattggtaagtgctctgatttttttacgtTCAATTTGGTTTACGCTACTCCGATAGTGGACGTAACCCGACGTCTCCGCTAGACAGAATTGTCTTGCCATTTTGTTGGACAGATATGTCATGACAGAAATCTGTCTAGTACTAAGTGATCTTAATGCTCACCCTCCTGCCTGGGGGAACAGAAATACTTCTTCCGGCGGTAACATTGTCCTTGAGGCTGTTGATGAAGAAAACCTCGTTCTTCTAAATGATAGATCGCATACACATATAACAGCAAGTAGGGAAAACGGAAACTGAAAAATGAAACATATTATGAAGAAGCAAGAAGAGAAGAAGGAGAATAACAAATTTGTTAAAGAAGAAGTAATAAGGAAGATTTAAGAAAGAAGAATGAAGATGAGAAAATTTAAAGAGGAAGAAGCAGTTATCGATGCAGCGAAATGTGTGAAGTTACCTGGAAGCAAATAGGGAACAGTGATTGAAAAAGAATAAAGAAGCTATAAGGAAACCAAGAAATGATCAACCAACATCTCGAGGGTGGCCGTGCGGGCGTAGATGTCATGGTCGTCGTTACGGTATCGGTGCACGTCTCGCTGGTATACACTTTTTACGATACGAAGGTGGCTGTGCGGAGGAGGACGTCAAGTTCCTCGCCTCTTTTTAATCGGTTCACGTCTCGCTGATCAAAAGCATACTGGACGAAATCAGAAAAGACAAGAATGAGAAGTCAACATCGGAAACCATCGGAATTGTAAAAGCGGAAAAGCAGGAAGGAGgaaagaaggagaaggagaaagaAAGAAAGGAGGAGAAGCAGGAAAgaggaaagaagaagaagtaaagaAGTAGGAGGAGGAAAAAAGGAAGAAGATTTGAAACGGAAGATcaagaaagaagaaagaaaaatGAAGTGTTGGAAGaaattacactgaagttttttacgcggttttttacgcgatattatttgtatttaacatatttattttgtgtaattggcttctttagcggtgttgagataatgccatattcggaatctgcatgaaaaactgagccgaaatccaaattttcatgaattttggtgcccgggaacctatttaaaaatcaatttgaagtttgcatgggagcgatttctcggatcacccctcgtcgcattttgtactgggcggagctgtcaagcagttgctcagctgtcaaaaggtgatttcaaaaaatctctttgaaattgtttttaggcaccaaaatacagttctaaaaatctgaaaaaaatcatagtggcacagaaaaagatgctctttcgtatgaaatcgaaaaaactatacatttttctaaatttaaaaacccaattgaccaagactgcccccactcgcataacagtcccatctttgctgggattcctatgcatatgggacagttatgcgagtgggggcagaagagttctagaaaatattgtggatttggaatctagttgattggtttccaaaatagcatcatggaccgtGGACTAaattaccagaaatgccagaaacctcctagaatcttgtatggaatgtttaaaaaaatagcttacatattctggaatattgtatcttttgttattctcattttagttgaaaatcggagttttcgactagcgaagttggatttttctccaaattcatgcgtcggacctaacttcggaagtggtgcgctgtatagtgaacctggtccgctatacagcgcaccacttccgaagttaggtccgacgcacggatttggagaaaattccaacttcgctagtcgaaaattccgggattcaactgcacggacaataactgccaaaagatcttgaatcgattaacaaaaggataagaaaatcagcgagatacactttgtctaatacctcttaatcagtcgaataaattagctccgaagtacttggtattcatggttatggtgtaaaaaggacaaaaattatATATCTAGTATGTTAATCACGTTTGTCaataactagttattttggctgtccggttcttgcattttttccacaatatataaattcaaagctttcatttaacatattgttagttttcatagaattcctgtttatttgtaatttgttatttataattttgttgaaaacaataacctgctagtatacaatttatatgaggtcagcattatttattgaaaaataatttcccatagacagctcatgcaagataacaagcgaatataataataattaaaaaaaggaatttattgaaatactcttcgaaaggtatctcagtaaccaaatgttgaaccgaaataaaatttcagggccttttacaagaatattgtagctttcatttggtgctaagagaacccaaatcgattaacagacggctgagatatttattatgaattatgatacacttggtcaaaaatctctcaaaaagttaacctgcatTACtcactcccaagtactctttgcaagatatctcggtaaccaaatatccaatcctaataaaattgtatagggttctactagaatgttgtagctttcatttggtgccaagagaaccgaaatcgatgacagacggctgagatatttaatatgatacactttgttaaaaatctcaaaaagtttagttgtaaaaatcttaagtactcttcgaaagatatctcaataaccaaatgtccaatcgaaataaaatttctgggcggtttactaggatgttatagcttgcATTTGGtgtcaagagaacccaaatcggttgacatacggctgagatatttaatatgatacactttgttaaaaatctcaagaagtttagttgtataactctcaagtactcttcgaaaccaataaccaaatgtccaatcaaaataaaatttcagagcattctactaggatgttgtagcttttatttggtgctaaaagaacccaaatcggttgacagacggcttagATATTTATCAATATGCtatatgtcaaaaatctctcaaaaagttaacctatattactttaaagtactcttcgaaagatatctcggtaaccaaatgtctgatcgtaataaaattcaatagggttctactagaatgttgtagcacagacaaacagacgtctcactctactcacttcccatcgtttcactttttaacggattattcaaatattccgtagttcgcaaatcgctcgctcatggcgctcgcatcgtttttgctcctgtttaacttttgctcactaccgccatctactcagtagatttgcgtaccacagcataattagcattgggcgattatgttttcgtgacgatgatttttatcgcattttcttccaaatgacacgtctgtttgtctctggttgtagctttcatttgcaactaagagaatccaaatcgggtATCAgatggctgagaaacgtgcgtgactttttttgtaacatacgcacacacacatacacacacacacacgcacagacATTTGCTTAgttggtcgagctgagttgattggtatatgagactcggccctgcgggcctcggatcgaaagtcggtttttcgagcggtattgatgcccttcttatgggtgttagAAGGGTAAAAACGtcataaaaaaccgcgttatttcaaaacccgtcgtaaaaaaaggagtttttttttcaaaaacacgcgcaaaatagtcagggtcacatcccaagtaaccaaaagttccgcttcccatgacaaaatgcactttcaagttccgcgaagttcagatgaagttccaaacggaactttctggctgcttaagaggctaacgatgagccttgctgg contains the following coding sequences:
- the LOC109420089 gene encoding RWD domain-containing protein 4; the encoded protein is MSETKEMQTEEREALASIYEGDGFFKQVNAETFQYKYGEEDGNKSFLLEICWQENYPNELPTINMDTFYNRNLSRPLKDKITSILKEEGEQWLGCGMTYTLFECLKDKVEELLSDESLSGGTDQQVIGTNHQDDVHRSSDDDEDGDERGTKGSAAGGAGGGAGQKKEHLTKAQKRKQWDRVDNKGNRPRGWDWVDIIKHLSQTGGKPE